In one window of Acidobacteriota bacterium DNA:
- a CDS encoding DUF1080 domain-containing protein, whose amino-acid sequence MQEGPVSSIRSVLAVTALAGAVGWSSAVMLDGRQTRPGFDDTPMQPDGAWRVHDSRRPPPPVVTPSSFVGAPAPADAVVLLGAGEDLSAWQMDDGRPANWPIAEGILQSGTGYLRTRAEYGDVQLHLEFATPSQVKGEGQGRGNSGVFLAGVFEIQVLDSFENPTYADGQAAALYGQHPPLVNASRPPGEWQSYDIVFTAPRFAADGTLSAPAVATVFHNGVLVHHARSFWGPTAHKRIAPYLPSTARGPLRLQDHGNPVRFRNIWLRELRD is encoded by the coding sequence ATGCAGGAGGGGCCTGTGTCTTCGATCCGCTCGGTGCTGGCGGTCACCGCCCTGGCGGGTGCGGTGGGTTGGAGTTCGGCGGTGATGCTCGACGGCCGGCAGACGCGTCCCGGATTCGACGACACGCCGATGCAGCCCGACGGGGCCTGGCGCGTGCACGATTCGCGGCGACCGCCGCCGCCCGTGGTCACGCCCTCGTCCTTCGTCGGCGCGCCCGCGCCGGCCGACGCGGTGGTGCTCCTGGGGGCCGGCGAGGATCTCTCAGCCTGGCAGATGGACGACGGGAGGCCGGCGAACTGGCCCATCGCGGAAGGCATCCTGCAGTCGGGCACGGGATACCTCCGGACGCGCGCCGAGTACGGCGACGTCCAGCTCCACCTGGAGTTTGCGACCCCCTCGCAGGTCAAGGGCGAGGGACAGGGCCGCGGCAACAGCGGAGTGTTCCTGGCGGGGGTCTTCGAGATCCAGGTGCTCGACAGCTTCGAGAACCCGACCTACGCCGACGGCCAGGCCGCAGCCCTCTACGGCCAGCACCCGCCGCTCGTGAACGCATCGCGACCACCGGGCGAGTGGCAGTCGTACGACATCGTGTTCACGGCCCCGCGCTTTGCGGCCGACGGCACGCTCTCGGCGCCCGCGGTCGCCACCGTTTTCCACAACGGCGTCCTCGTGCACCACGCGCGATCGTTCTGGGGGCCCACGGCCCACAAGCGAATCGCCCCCTACCTCCCATCGACGGCCCGCGGGCCTCTGCGGCTCCAGGATCACGGCAACCCGGTGCGGTTCCGGAACATCTGGCTGAGGGAGCTGCGGGACTGA